A single Mastomys coucha isolate ucsf_1 chromosome X, UCSF_Mcou_1, whole genome shotgun sequence DNA region contains:
- the LOC116074796 gene encoding malignant T-cell-amplified sequence 2-like, which produces MLRLSSHTCRCPFTKIMFKKFDEKESVSNCIQLKTSVIKGIKSQLTEQFPGIKPWLNQIMPKKDPVKIVRCHEHMEILTVNGELLFFRQRKGPFYPMLRLLHKYPFILPHQQVDKGAIKFVLSGANIMCPGLTSPGVKLYTATVDTIVAVMAEGKEHALCVGVMKMAAADIEKINKGISIENIHYLNDGLCGM; this is translated from the coding sequence ATGCTTCGCCTCAGCTCTCATACCTGTCGGTGCCCCTTCACCAAGATCATGTTCAAGAAATTTGATGAGAAGGAAAGTGTGTCCAACTGCATCCAACTGAAAACTTCCGTTATTAAGGGAATTAAGAGCCAACTGACTGAGCAGTTTCCAGGTATCAAGCCATGGCTTAATCAAATTATGCCTAAGAAAGACCCCGTCAAAATAGTGAGAtgccatgaacacatggaaatTCTTACAGTCAATGGAGAATTACTGTTTTTCAGGCAGAGAAAAGGACCTTTTTATCCAATGCTAAGATTACTTCACAAATACCCGTTTATCCTGCCACACCAGCAGGTCGACAAGGGAGCCATCAAATTTGTGCTCAGTGGTGCAAATATCATGTGTCCGGGTTTAACATCTCCTGGAGTGAAGCTCTACACTGCTACAGTAGATACCATCGTGGCGGTCATGGCAGAGGGGAAAGAGCATGCCCTGTGTGTCGGAGTCATGAAGATGGCAGCAGCAgacattgagaaaatcaacaaggggATCAGCATTGAGAATATCCACTATCTAAATGACGGGCTGTGTGGCATGTGA